Proteins encoded by one window of Arachis hypogaea cultivar Tifrunner chromosome 1, arahy.Tifrunner.gnm2.J5K5, whole genome shotgun sequence:
- the LOC112787954 gene encoding uncharacterized protein, with protein sequence MTSLSLHRSFLRSTKILITLSSRRIISFNFSQNPNQPSFYSSRSNCPIGSPSKVQKLIASQSDPLLAKEIFECASRHPNFRHSYSTYLILILKLGRSRQFSLVDDLVRRLKSESYPITPTLFSYLIRVYGEADLPDKALKTFYTMLQYGFKPLPKHLNRILEILVSHRNFVRPAFDLFRDSHRHGVSPNTQSYKILMRAFCLNGDISIAYHLFNKMFKRDIVPDIECYRILMQAMCRKSQVNGAVDLLEDMLNKGFVPDSLTYTTLLNSLCRKKKLREAYKLLCRMKIKGCNPDIVHYNTVILGFCREGRAHDACKVIADMQNNGCLPNVVSYRTLVGGLCDKGMLDEANNYMKEMLSKGFSPHFAVIHGLVKGFCNVGKIEEACGVLTKSLEHGEAPHMDTWVTIIPLICEVDDGVRSRDVLEQVLKIEITSHTRIVDAGIGLENYLIRKIRANPRAS encoded by the coding sequence ATGACCTCACTGAGTCTACACAGATCATTTCTCCGCTCTACCAAGATCCTAATCACCCTGTCTTCCCGTCGCATCATCTCCTTCAATTTTTCACAAAACCCAAACCAACCATCTTTTTATTCTTCTCGCTCCAATTGCCCAATTGGGTCTCCATCTAAAGTCCAGAAGCTCATAGCTTCCCAGTCGGACCCTCTTCTTGCCAAAGAAATTTTTGAATGCGCCTCTCGCCATCCCAACTTTCGCCATTCTTACTCTACCTACCTCATTCTTATCCTCAAATTGGGCCGCTCAAGGCAATTCTCCCTTGTCGATGACCTTGTTCGCCGCCTCAAATCCGAATCCTACCCAATCACTCCTACCCTGTTCTCCTACTTGATCAGAGTCTATGGTGAAGCTGATTTACCCGATAAGGCCCTCAAAACCTTCTACACTATGCTTCAATACGGTTTCAAACCTTTGCCCAAACACCTCAACCGCATTCTTGAGATTCTTGTATCCCACCGCAACTTTGTTCGACCTGCATTCGATCTCTTCAGGGATTCTCATAGGCACGGTGTGTCACCCAATACTCAGTCCTACAAAATTCTCATGCGGGCTTTCTGTTTGAATGGAGATATTAGCATTGCCTACCACCTGTTCAACAAAATGTTTAAGAGAGATATTGTTCCTGATATCGAGTGTTACCGGATTCTGATGCAGGCAATGTGTAGGAAGAGTCAAGTGAATGGAGCTGTGGATTTGTTGGAGGATATGTTGAACAAAGGGTTTGTTCCTGATTCTTTGACTTACACCACTTTGTTGAACAGTTTGTGTAGGAAGAAGAAGCTTAGAGAAGCTTACAAGCTTCTTTGTAGGATGAAGATCAAAGGGTGCAATCCTGACATAGTTCATTATAATACTGTTATATTGGGGTTCTGCAGGGAAGGGCGCGCCCATGATGCCTGTAAAGTTATTGCTGATATGCAGAACAATGGGTGCTTGCCTAATGTTGTGTCATATCGAACTTTGGTTGGTGGGTTATGTGACAAAGGAATGCTTGATGAGGCAAATAACTACATGAAGGAGATGCTGTCTAAAGGTTTTTCTCCGCATTTTGCTGTTATTCATGGCCTAGTAAAGGGTTTCTGCAATGTTGGTAAGATTGAGGAAGCTTGTGGAGTTCTAACCAAATCGCTTGAGCATGGGGAAGCTCCTCATATGGATACCTGGGTGACCATAATACCTTTAATATGTGAAGTGGACGATGGTGTGAGGAGCAGAGATGTTTTGGAGCAAGTTCTCAAGATTGAAATAACAAGTCATACTAGAATAGTGGATGCTGGCATTGGTTTGGAGAATTACTTAATTAGGAAGATACGAGCCAATCCAAGAGCATCTTAA